In Vibrio diazotrophicus, the following proteins share a genomic window:
- the kdsB gene encoding 3-deoxy-manno-octulosonate cytidylyltransferase, protein MSFTVVIPARYQSTRLPGKPLADIGGKPMIQWVYEQSLLAGAERVIIATDDARVEQAVKAFGGTVCMTSPDHQSGTERLAEVVALMGIEDDHIIVNVQGDEPLIPPAIVRQVADNLAASNAPMATLAVEIDHESEVFNPNAVKVVTDKDGYALYFSRATIPWDRDNFASEDKTIVQPLMRHIGIYAYRAGFINTYINWQPSQLEKIECLEQLRVLWYGEKIHVAVALEAPPAGVDTPEDLELVRSIVAKQL, encoded by the coding sequence CGCTCGCGGATATTGGTGGTAAACCTATGATCCAATGGGTTTATGAGCAGTCTCTTTTGGCGGGTGCTGAAAGAGTGATTATCGCAACTGACGATGCTCGCGTTGAACAGGCGGTTAAAGCGTTTGGCGGTACGGTGTGTATGACTTCTCCAGACCATCAGTCAGGCACTGAGCGTTTGGCTGAAGTGGTTGCATTAATGGGCATTGAAGATGACCACATCATAGTCAATGTGCAAGGTGATGAACCCTTGATTCCACCCGCTATTGTTCGTCAGGTTGCGGATAATTTGGCGGCGAGCAACGCTCCTATGGCAACACTGGCGGTTGAAATTGATCACGAAAGTGAAGTGTTCAACCCCAATGCAGTGAAAGTGGTGACAGATAAAGACGGTTACGCACTCTACTTCAGCCGTGCAACGATTCCATGGGATCGTGATAACTTTGCTTCTGAAGACAAAACCATAGTGCAACCTTTAATGCGTCACATTGGTATCTACGCGTATCGTGCTGGTTTCATTAATACCTATATCAACTGGCAGCCTAGCCAGCTTGAGAAAATTGAATGTTTAGAGCAGCTACGCGTACTTTGGTATGGCGAGAAAATTCATGTTGCAGTCGCGCTGGAAGCGCCTCCTGCTGGTGTCGATACTCCGGAAGATTTGGAGTTAGTACGCAGTATTGTGGCGAAGCAGTTGTAA
- a CDS encoding SpoVR family protein yields the protein MTTNATKNKSNAAPKKRATKSKVLPDGPDWTFDILEQYHTEIKRVAEFYKLDTYENQIEVITSEQMMDAYSSIGMPINYNHWSFGKKFIHTEQNYKHGQMGLAYEIVINSDPCIAYLMEENTVTMQALVMAHACYGHNSFFKGNYLFQTWTDASSIIDYLLFAKNYIAGCEEKYGVDQVERLLDSCHALMNYGVDRYKRPEKISIAEEKARQEEREEYLQSQVNALWRTVPQKARAEDDQPRFPSEPQENILYFIEKHAPLLESWQREIVRIVRKISQYFYPQKQTQVMNEGWATFWHYTILNHLYDEGLVSDKFILEFLHSHTSVVAQPPYNSRYFSGINPYALGFAMFTDIKRICENPTDEDYEWFPELAGTDWLEAVHFAMHNFKDESFISQYLSPKLIRDFKLFAIADDDRKNFIEVTAIHNDSGYQQIREKLAAQYNLSNLEPNIQVFSVDVRGDRSITLQYVPHDRIPLDPSYEEVLKHMHRLWGFEVKLEEVKDTGRREILATCPKKGDHE from the coding sequence ATGACAACCAATGCTACAAAAAATAAGTCAAATGCTGCGCCGAAGAAACGCGCAACCAAATCGAAAGTTCTGCCTGATGGGCCGGATTGGACCTTTGACATCCTAGAGCAGTACCACACAGAGATAAAACGTGTCGCTGAGTTTTATAAACTGGATACCTATGAGAACCAAATTGAAGTCATTACTTCTGAACAAATGATGGATGCCTATTCCAGTATTGGTATGCCTATCAATTACAACCATTGGTCATTTGGTAAGAAGTTTATCCATACCGAACAAAACTATAAGCATGGACAAATGGGACTGGCGTACGAGATCGTCATCAACTCCGACCCTTGTATAGCTTATCTGATGGAAGAAAACACCGTAACCATGCAAGCGTTGGTCATGGCTCACGCCTGTTACGGACATAACTCTTTCTTCAAAGGAAACTACCTATTCCAAACATGGACCGACGCAAGTTCAATTATTGACTACCTGCTGTTTGCTAAAAATTACATTGCCGGATGTGAAGAGAAATATGGTGTTGATCAGGTAGAACGCTTATTAGACTCGTGCCATGCACTAATGAATTACGGAGTCGACAGATACAAACGCCCAGAGAAAATTTCCATCGCCGAAGAAAAAGCGCGCCAAGAAGAACGTGAAGAGTATTTGCAGTCTCAGGTGAATGCCCTTTGGCGCACCGTCCCACAGAAAGCGAGAGCGGAAGACGACCAACCGCGTTTCCCGAGTGAGCCACAAGAGAACATTCTCTATTTCATCGAAAAACACGCGCCACTGCTTGAATCATGGCAGCGTGAAATCGTCCGTATCGTGCGTAAAATTAGCCAGTATTTCTATCCGCAAAAACAAACACAGGTAATGAATGAAGGTTGGGCTACCTTCTGGCACTACACCATTTTGAATCACCTGTATGACGAAGGACTAGTGTCAGACAAGTTTATCCTAGAGTTTCTGCACAGCCACACCAGTGTTGTGGCTCAACCGCCATACAACAGTCGTTACTTCAGTGGTATAAACCCTTATGCGTTAGGGTTTGCAATGTTTACCGATATTAAAAGAATTTGTGAAAACCCAACCGACGAAGACTACGAATGGTTCCCTGAACTGGCAGGGACAGACTGGTTAGAAGCGGTGCATTTCGCTATGCACAACTTCAAAGATGAAAGCTTTATCAGCCAATATTTATCACCGAAACTTATCCGTGATTTCAAGTTGTTCGCCATTGCAGACGACGACAGGAAGAACTTCATTGAAGTCACCGCCATCCACAATGACAGCGGCTATCAACAGATACGAGAGAAGCTCGCTGCTCAATACAATCTGAGTAACTTGGAACCGAACATCCAAGTATTCAGCGTCGACGTTCGTGGGGACCGTTCCATCACACTGCAGTATGTCCCCCACGACCGAATTCCTTTAGACCCAAGCTACGAGGAGGTACTAAAACACATGCATCGCCTATGGGGTTTTGAAGTCAAATTAGAGGAGGTAAAAGACACTGGAAGAAGAGAAATCCTCGCAACCTGTCCTAAAAAAGGTGATCACGAATAG
- a CDS encoding YeaH/YhbH family protein yields the protein MPQFIDRRLNGKNKSAVNRQRFLRRYKEQIKESVSDAVNRRSITNTETGEDVSIPNKDIKEPVFHQGQGGMRERVHPGNDQFIRGDKIERPRGGGQGGGSGEGEASQDGEGEDEFVFQISKDEYLDILFEDLELPNLEKNQINKITEWKTHRAGYQTAGSASNIAIVRSLQQSLARRTAMTANKRRLMKELEEELERIKVAEPALLLEEKRIKKEIEELRAKIESVPFIDTFDLRFKNYEKRPIPSSQAVMFCLMDVSGSMDQATKDIAKRFYVLLYLFLTRTYKNVEVVFIRHHTQAKEVDEQEFFYSQETGGTIVSSALKLMHEIIEERYPLGEWNIYGAQASDGDNWADDSPRCKELLTKQLLPYCQYYAYIEITRRSHQTLWHEYEKLQPAFGNFAMKNIRSVEDIFPVFRELFQKETA from the coding sequence ATGCCGCAATTCATCGATAGACGATTAAACGGTAAGAACAAAAGCGCGGTGAACCGACAACGCTTTTTACGCCGTTATAAAGAACAGATTAAAGAGTCGGTTTCCGATGCGGTAAACCGCCGTTCAATCACGAACACAGAAACTGGCGAAGATGTGTCTATACCAAATAAAGACATCAAAGAGCCTGTCTTTCATCAAGGTCAGGGAGGCATGCGTGAGCGTGTACACCCAGGCAATGATCAATTCATACGCGGTGACAAGATAGAACGCCCTCGCGGAGGTGGTCAAGGCGGCGGGTCAGGTGAAGGAGAAGCCAGCCAAGACGGTGAAGGCGAGGACGAATTTGTATTCCAGATTTCCAAAGACGAATATTTGGATATTCTGTTCGAAGACCTCGAACTGCCGAATCTCGAAAAAAACCAAATCAATAAGATAACGGAGTGGAAAACCCATCGAGCTGGATACCAGACTGCGGGTTCAGCTTCCAACATTGCTATTGTTCGTTCGCTACAACAATCATTGGCACGCCGCACTGCGATGACCGCCAATAAACGTCGTTTAATGAAAGAATTGGAAGAAGAGTTAGAACGAATTAAAGTCGCGGAACCTGCTCTGCTTCTAGAAGAAAAACGGATCAAAAAAGAGATTGAAGAACTGCGCGCCAAAATTGAAAGCGTGCCTTTTATTGATACTTTCGATTTGCGTTTCAAAAATTACGAAAAACGCCCTATTCCATCTAGCCAAGCGGTTATGTTCTGTTTGATGGATGTCTCTGGCTCTATGGACCAAGCCACCAAAGACATTGCAAAACGCTTTTACGTATTGCTCTATCTGTTCCTGACTCGAACATACAAAAACGTCGAAGTAGTGTTCATTCGTCACCATACTCAAGCGAAAGAGGTGGATGAACAAGAATTCTTCTATTCCCAAGAAACTGGCGGCACCATTGTTTCCAGTGCACTTAAGCTGATGCACGAGATCATTGAAGAACGATATCCGCTTGGTGAATGGAATATCTACGGTGCACAAGCTTCCGATGGTGATAACTGGGCGGATGATTCGCCACGCTGTAAAGAGTTGCTCACCAAACAACTGCTACCTTACTGTCAGTACTATGCCTATATCGAGATTACCCGTCGGTCGCATCAAACCTTATGGCACGAATATGAAAAACTGCAGCCAGCCTTTGGTAATTTTGCTATGAAGAACATTCGCAGTGTGGAGGATATTTTCCCTGTCTTTAGGGAACTATTCCAGAAGGAAACCGCATAG
- a CDS encoding PrkA family serine protein kinase, which yields MSIFDHFQARYEAAKDEELTIQEFLNLCKEDKSAYANAAERLLLAIGEPEMVDTSKHPRLSRIFSNRVISRYKTFQDFYGMEDAIEQIVSYLKHAAQGLEERKQILYLLGPVGGGKSSLAEKLKALMQQMPIYVLSANGKRSPVNDHPFCLFDVNEDGELLKQEYGIEKRYVKSIMSPWAAKRLHEFGGDITKFKVVKVRPSILDQIAIAKTEPGDENNQDISSLVGKVDIRQLEHFSQDDPDAYSYSGALCRANQGLMEFVEMFKAPIKVLHPLLTATQEGNYNGTEGLSALPFDGMILAHSNESEWQAFRNNKNNEAFLDRVYIVKVPYCLRVSEEVKIYQKLLEHSELSKAPCAPSTLDLLAQFSVLSRLKIPENSSLFSKMRVYDGETLKDTDPKAKSYQEYRDYAGVDEGMSGLSTRFAFKILSRVFNFDHSEVSANPVHLFYVIEQQVEREQFPQETADRYLEFVKGYLVPRYVEFIGKEIQTAYLESYSEYGQNIFDRYVTYADFWIQDQEYRDPETGQLFDRASLNGELEKIEKTAGISNPKDFRNEIVNFVLRARANNNGNNPAWTSYEKLRTVIEKKMFSNTEELLPVISFNAKTSSEDQKKHDNFVARMMEKGYTEKQVRLLSEWYLRVRKSS from the coding sequence ATGAGTATTTTTGACCACTTTCAGGCACGCTATGAAGCAGCCAAGGATGAAGAGCTAACAATTCAAGAGTTCTTAAATCTATGTAAAGAAGACAAAAGCGCATACGCAAATGCGGCCGAACGCCTGTTGCTCGCCATCGGTGAACCCGAGATGGTAGATACTTCAAAACACCCTCGATTAAGCCGTATTTTTTCAAACCGAGTTATCTCCAGATACAAAACTTTCCAAGACTTCTACGGTATGGAAGATGCCATAGAACAAATCGTTTCTTACTTAAAACACGCCGCTCAAGGCTTAGAAGAACGTAAACAAATTCTTTACTTACTCGGCCCTGTGGGTGGTGGTAAGTCTTCTCTTGCTGAAAAACTCAAAGCACTCATGCAGCAAATGCCTATTTATGTCCTTTCGGCAAATGGCAAACGCAGCCCTGTGAACGATCACCCGTTCTGCTTATTTGATGTCAACGAAGATGGAGAACTTCTAAAGCAAGAATACGGTATCGAAAAACGCTATGTTAAATCCATCATGTCACCGTGGGCAGCAAAACGCTTACATGAGTTTGGTGGTGATATCACCAAGTTTAAAGTGGTTAAAGTTCGCCCTTCAATCTTGGATCAAATCGCAATAGCGAAAACCGAACCGGGTGACGAAAACAACCAAGATATTTCCTCACTGGTAGGTAAAGTCGATATTCGTCAGTTAGAGCACTTCTCTCAAGACGATCCTGATGCTTATAGCTATTCAGGCGCATTGTGCCGCGCGAACCAAGGTTTAATGGAATTCGTAGAGATGTTTAAAGCGCCAATCAAAGTGCTTCACCCTCTACTCACCGCGACACAAGAAGGGAACTATAACGGTACAGAAGGTCTTTCAGCCTTACCGTTTGACGGAATGATACTCGCCCACTCTAACGAATCTGAATGGCAGGCTTTCCGTAACAACAAAAACAATGAGGCATTCCTAGACCGTGTTTATATCGTCAAGGTTCCTTACTGTCTGCGTGTTTCCGAAGAAGTTAAAATTTACCAAAAACTGCTTGAGCACAGTGAGCTTTCCAAAGCGCCATGCGCACCAAGTACACTTGATCTGCTTGCTCAATTCAGCGTACTTTCGCGTTTGAAAATTCCTGAAAACTCATCGCTATTTTCGAAAATGCGGGTTTACGATGGTGAAACACTCAAAGACACCGATCCAAAAGCGAAAAGCTACCAAGAGTATCGTGACTACGCAGGCGTCGATGAAGGCATGTCGGGTCTTTCCACTCGTTTTGCGTTCAAGATTCTCTCTCGCGTATTCAACTTCGACCACAGTGAAGTATCGGCAAACCCTGTACATCTCTTCTATGTAATTGAACAACAAGTAGAACGTGAGCAGTTCCCACAAGAAACGGCTGACCGTTACTTAGAGTTTGTGAAGGGCTACCTCGTACCGCGTTATGTCGAGTTCATCGGTAAAGAAATTCAAACCGCATATTTAGAGTCCTACTCTGAGTACGGTCAAAACATTTTCGACCGCTACGTCACTTATGCGGATTTCTGGATTCAGGATCAGGAATACCGCGATCCGGAAACTGGGCAACTGTTTGACCGAGCTTCACTCAACGGCGAATTGGAGAAAATCGAAAAAACCGCTGGGATCAGTAATCCGAAGGATTTCCGAAATGAAATCGTCAACTTCGTATTACGTGCACGTGCGAATAATAATGGTAACAACCCAGCTTGGACCAGCTACGAAAAATTGCGCACCGTTATCGAGAAAAAAATGTTCTCGAATACTGAGGAACTACTACCTGTTATCTCCTTTAATGCGAAAACCTCTTCTGAAGATCAGAAAAAACACGACAACTTTGTCGCTCGCATGATGGAGAAAGGTTATACCGAAAAACAAGTGAGACTATTGTCTGAGTGGTATTTACGCGTACGTAAATCTTCTTAA
- a CDS encoding MipA/OmpV family protein, with protein MDITITMNKFYFSAFVALSLTMALPAQAQPDQWSLGVAAAYSPAVYKETPSNQTVIPVIGYEGEHLFLRGFSAGYRVLPMSSPQNFVFKLMYDPRTLKPGDSDNAQIQMLDKRSSTILGGVSYQLRTPVGLLETSAATDIGDTHNGLYAEVALRFPLRFSNWGVTPGIGYSYNSDKLNNHLYGVSSEEAARSGLPEFEAKWDGLYFIGASAYWNIIDTVRVNGNVRYTNLEGDIEKSPIIESGISTTVSFGIAYLF; from the coding sequence ATGGACATAACTATCACTATGAATAAGTTCTACTTTTCTGCGTTTGTTGCTCTCTCTTTGACAATGGCACTTCCTGCTCAAGCGCAACCTGATCAATGGTCGTTAGGCGTCGCGGCGGCGTATTCACCAGCGGTTTATAAAGAAACGCCATCGAATCAAACGGTAATTCCTGTTATCGGTTATGAAGGTGAGCACCTGTTTCTGCGTGGCTTCAGTGCGGGCTACCGAGTTCTGCCGATGAGTTCTCCGCAAAACTTCGTTTTCAAACTGATGTATGATCCGAGAACTCTCAAACCGGGAGACTCAGACAATGCGCAAATTCAAATGTTGGATAAACGTTCCTCAACGATTTTAGGCGGTGTCAGTTATCAATTGAGAACTCCGGTTGGTTTACTCGAAACCTCTGCTGCTACAGACATCGGTGATACACATAATGGTTTATATGCAGAAGTAGCGTTGCGTTTCCCACTACGTTTTAGTAACTGGGGAGTGACTCCGGGTATTGGTTACTCATACAACTCAGATAAGCTGAATAACCATCTCTATGGTGTTTCTAGTGAAGAAGCGGCACGTAGCGGATTGCCTGAGTTTGAAGCGAAGTGGGACGGCCTGTACTTTATTGGCGCGTCAGCCTACTGGAACATCATTGATACAGTGAGAGTGAACGGCAACGTTCGCTATACGAATCTGGAAGGGGATATAGAAAAAAGTCCGATCATAGAAAGTGGTATTAGTACTACCGTTTCTTTTGGTATTGCTTATCTTTTCTAA
- a CDS encoding YfbU family protein — translation MEMTNAQRLILSNQYFLMSQLDPSNSAKYKRMQTIVERGYELQMCELNKEFGCLSDAQCREVIDIMEMYHAMQESHKMLSEEARKDVDVRRLNFLGYDIATEGQLVNYVRFLVDSEGLYPQFDKGDHHFNSQMPMADKYHRMLATWRHCPRQYHLSANELRQIFNA, via the coding sequence ATGGAAATGACTAACGCTCAACGTCTTATTCTTTCAAACCAATACTTCTTAATGTCTCAGCTTGACCCTTCAAACTCAGCAAAATACAAGCGTATGCAAACCATTGTTGAGCGCGGTTACGAACTCCAAATGTGTGAATTAAATAAAGAGTTTGGCTGTTTAAGTGATGCCCAATGTCGTGAAGTTATCGACATCATGGAGATGTATCACGCAATGCAAGAATCACACAAAATGCTCAGTGAAGAAGCGAGAAAAGACGTTGATGTACGTCGTTTGAATTTCTTAGGCTACGACATTGCAACAGAAGGCCAGTTGGTTAACTACGTTCGCTTCTTAGTCGATTCTGAAGGTCTTTATCCTCAATTTGACAAAGGCGACCACCATTTCAACAGTCAGATGCCAATGGCTGACAAATATCATCGCATGCTGGCGACATGGCGTCATTGCCCACGTCAGTACCATTTGTCTGCAAATGAACTGCGTCAGATCTTTAACGCATAG
- a CDS encoding energy-coupling factor ABC transporter permease: MAIVVIFFAISLKDVQHAFLPKFKTEKSFQHLTYAVMFALVLLWSAQASVKDGLQIHFLALTTLTMMFGWRSAFMLTIPVSFALVIVGKLALFALPEFLLLSSLVPILISYAVFSLSYHYLPRNIFVFIFVAGFFNGGLTGSLHLAINAGYQLNLGNHDWKTILDNYLIFVPLLAFPEGLLNGMALAILSVFKPEWLRVFSDRDYIYNHHHKK, translated from the coding sequence CTGGCTATCGTTGTTATCTTCTTCGCCATCTCACTCAAAGATGTACAGCACGCTTTTTTGCCGAAGTTTAAAACTGAAAAATCCTTTCAGCATCTGACCTATGCCGTGATGTTTGCCCTTGTGTTACTCTGGTCAGCGCAGGCCAGTGTCAAAGATGGTCTCCAAATCCATTTCTTAGCACTCACAACACTGACCATGATGTTCGGTTGGAGAAGCGCTTTCATGCTGACCATTCCGGTCAGTTTTGCTCTGGTCATCGTAGGGAAACTGGCGCTGTTTGCTCTACCGGAATTTTTATTGCTCTCCAGCTTGGTTCCGATTTTGATCTCCTATGCCGTATTCTCGTTAAGCTATCACTATCTGCCACGTAACATTTTTGTATTCATTTTTGTCGCAGGATTTTTCAACGGCGGTTTGACCGGAAGTTTACACCTCGCCATCAATGCGGGTTATCAACTCAATCTGGGTAACCACGACTGGAAAACCATATTAGACAACTATCTTATCTTTGTACCTCTACTTGCCTTCCCTGAAGGGCTGCTTAACGGTATGGCTCTGGCAATACTTTCGGTGTTTAAGCCTGAGTGGCTGAGAGTGTTCTCTGATCGGGACTATATCTACAATCATCATCACAAAAAATAG
- the pflA gene encoding pyruvate formate lyase 1-activating protein, whose protein sequence is MSTSGRIHSFESCGTVDGPGIRFIVFLQGCLFRCKYCHNRDTWDTHEGKVVTVEEIINEAKSYRHFMNASGGGVTCSGGEAMLQPEFVRDFFRAAKAEGIHTCLDTNGYIRKFTPVIDEVLEVSDLVMLDIKQINDDIHQDLVGVSNKRTLDFAQYLHKINQPTWLRYVIVPGYTDDDESAHKLGEFIKDMDNIEKIELLPYHKLGAHKWEAMGEEYPLEGVEPPSKETMDRIVSILEQYHSNVKY, encoded by the coding sequence ATGTCTACTTCTGGTCGAATTCACTCATTCGAATCTTGCGGTACGGTTGATGGCCCAGGAATTCGTTTCATCGTTTTTCTTCAGGGTTGCTTATTCCGTTGTAAGTATTGTCACAACCGTGACACTTGGGACACACACGAAGGCAAAGTGGTTACTGTTGAAGAGATCATCAACGAGGCGAAGTCTTACCGTCATTTTATGAATGCTTCTGGCGGTGGTGTTACGTGTTCTGGTGGCGAAGCCATGCTTCAACCTGAGTTTGTCAGAGACTTCTTCCGAGCGGCGAAAGCAGAGGGCATACACACATGCCTAGACACCAACGGTTATATCCGTAAATTTACGCCTGTGATCGATGAAGTTCTTGAAGTCTCTGATCTTGTGATGCTCGATATCAAACAGATCAATGACGACATCCACCAAGATTTAGTGGGTGTATCCAACAAACGTACTCTCGATTTTGCTCAATACCTGCACAAGATTAATCAACCAACCTGGTTGCGCTACGTGATTGTTCCCGGCTATACCGACGATGATGAATCAGCCCATAAACTGGGTGAGTTCATTAAGGATATGGACAACATTGAGAAGATTGAGCTGCTTCCATATCACAAACTTGGTGCTCACAAGTGGGAAGCGATGGGAGAAGAGTACCCACTTGAAGGTGTAGAGCCTCCAAGTAAGGAAACCATGGATAGAATTGTATCTATCCTTGAGCAATATCACTCAAACGTAAAATACTGA
- a CDS encoding methyl-accepting chemotaxis protein translates to MDVLKLSQKQKITLFIIVLCIGFVSLGLYTSMSLSGMGSQYKQSSDITSGALAMHSTQADLLALASEKESLTADQVSQAKEKLKGLMEHVQTDITFLQQLNFNEESQQLLQVTSQFEQSLLPWMELKSELGFNVEEGKLGELKQLATTIEAKIAETGMVTINSDFQAVVKAQQNYLLQPSEQNLKLFNRAMAGFINMSKSYSMLSLYEKEVANFKETFLRVSELSQLVNEQQEQLFTSESQAKSIIENLSKQIGDISETYQRQAEHAGVQTQWSVLVACAVLAVITISIFVMLSISLTRSLSQTKAVMERLSQGDLSQRMPISNNPNDEFNQLAVAINQSCEHLGELVKAVQQRSEALSGDAAQLNTGIDDLVNGQSDVLGQTQLLASATEEVSVTTHEVSNSLAFVSDVSKSSTEAAENGAKVIAAAIGSLEDVGKILSSATTNIQQLEEASTKVDSVMDIINSIAEQTNLLALNAAIEAARAGEQGRGFAVVADEVRNLAVRTVNAVAEISGTIETMKKESAEVIQKFGQSGQTMQVGQERGHEAMEALAQITNKAGEAAHQTEIIVSSIKELATTSQSMADNMTQISVAMKELEDNNEQLRSISRVVDQRSSELNSDCQRFSI, encoded by the coding sequence ATGGATGTACTGAAATTATCTCAGAAGCAAAAAATCACACTTTTTATTATTGTTCTATGTATCGGCTTTGTTAGCCTTGGTCTTTATACCTCAATGAGCTTGTCCGGTATGGGCTCACAATATAAGCAGAGTTCGGACATTACGTCTGGAGCATTGGCTATGCACTCAACCCAAGCCGATCTTCTTGCTTTGGCCTCCGAAAAAGAAAGTCTCACCGCAGATCAGGTTTCTCAAGCTAAGGAAAAGTTAAAAGGCTTGATGGAGCATGTTCAGACAGATATCACTTTTCTTCAGCAATTAAACTTCAATGAAGAGTCTCAGCAACTGCTACAAGTCACCTCACAATTTGAACAGTCACTCTTACCTTGGATGGAGCTCAAATCTGAATTGGGTTTCAACGTCGAAGAGGGCAAACTGGGTGAGCTAAAACAACTGGCGACCACCATAGAAGCGAAAATCGCTGAAACAGGGATGGTGACCATCAATTCTGATTTCCAAGCTGTTGTCAAAGCGCAACAAAACTATCTTCTTCAGCCAAGTGAACAAAACCTAAAGCTATTTAATCGTGCTATGGCCGGCTTTATAAATATGTCGAAAAGCTACTCAATGCTTTCTCTCTATGAAAAAGAAGTGGCGAATTTCAAAGAAACTTTTTTACGTGTTAGTGAACTTTCACAATTGGTTAATGAGCAGCAAGAGCAATTGTTTACCAGTGAGTCTCAAGCGAAAAGTATTATAGAAAACTTATCAAAGCAAATTGGTGACATTAGTGAGACATATCAGCGTCAAGCCGAGCACGCAGGAGTTCAAACTCAGTGGTCTGTGCTGGTGGCTTGTGCCGTCTTAGCGGTGATAACTATTTCGATTTTTGTCATGCTAAGTATCTCTTTGACTCGTTCACTATCGCAAACCAAAGCGGTGATGGAACGCCTGTCGCAAGGTGATTTGTCACAGCGAATGCCTATATCGAATAATCCTAATGATGAGTTTAACCAATTGGCGGTAGCGATTAACCAGAGTTGCGAACACTTAGGGGAGTTGGTCAAAGCTGTTCAGCAGCGAAGTGAAGCGTTATCAGGAGATGCGGCACAACTAAACACTGGCATTGACGACCTTGTGAACGGGCAGTCTGATGTGTTAGGGCAAACTCAGTTATTGGCTTCTGCCACTGAAGAAGTCAGTGTTACTACTCATGAAGTGTCTAATTCTCTGGCGTTTGTTTCTGATGTGAGTAAGTCATCGACAGAGGCGGCGGAAAATGGTGCGAAAGTCATCGCAGCCGCCATTGGTTCACTAGAGGACGTTGGCAAAATTCTAAGCTCTGCGACGACCAATATTCAGCAACTGGAAGAAGCTTCGACCAAAGTTGACTCAGTCATGGATATCATCAATAGCATTGCTGAGCAAACTAACTTGTTAGCGTTAAATGCGGCTATTGAAGCTGCGCGAGCAGGGGAGCAAGGACGCGGTTTTGCGGTTGTGGCAGATGAAGTTCGAAACTTGGCTGTACGTACCGTGAATGCGGTTGCGGAAATCTCAGGGACTATCGAGACGATGAAGAAAGAGAGTGCTGAGGTTATTCAGAAATTTGGCCAATCTGGACAAACCATGCAGGTTGGTCAAGAGCGAGGCCATGAAGCAATGGAGGCTTTGGCTCAGATCACCAATAAAGCAGGAGAGGCAGCGCACCAGACGGAAATCATCGTCAGTTCCATTAAAGAATTGGCGACTACCAGTCAATCCATGGCTGACAATATGACGCAAATTTCTGTGGCAATGAAAGAACTCGAAGATAACAACGAGCAGCTGCGTTCAATCAGCCGCGTCGTAGACCAACGTTCTTCAGAGCTAAACTCTGATTGCCAACGCTTTAGTATTTAA